One genomic segment of Salinigranum rubrum includes these proteins:
- a CDS encoding metal-dependent hydrolase produces MNKKGHVLNAVLLGVGLGLILTVDPTTRPTTDVAVEVLTRVVELSVPVTLGALFPDVDTAFGKHRKTLHNLPVLGVFLAFPFLFGNLQFVWIGVATHYLLDVVGSRRGIALFYPLSKTEYGFPSGVTTSSKHADAVTVVITLFELALLAGVHYFAFRSTRGSRTYRTS; encoded by the coding sequence GTGAACAAGAAGGGACACGTGCTGAACGCGGTGCTCCTCGGCGTCGGCCTCGGGCTCATTCTCACCGTCGACCCGACCACGCGGCCGACGACCGACGTCGCCGTCGAGGTGCTCACGCGTGTCGTCGAACTCTCGGTGCCCGTGACGCTCGGGGCGCTCTTCCCCGACGTCGACACCGCCTTCGGCAAACACCGCAAGACGCTCCACAACCTCCCCGTGTTGGGGGTGTTCCTCGCGTTCCCGTTCCTCTTCGGGAACCTCCAGTTCGTCTGGATCGGTGTGGCGACCCACTACCTCCTCGACGTGGTCGGGAGCCGGCGGGGTATCGCGCTGTTTTACCCCCTCTCGAAGACCGAGTACGGCTTCCCGTCGGGCGTGACGACGAGTTCGAAACACGCCGACGCGGTCACCGTCGTCATCACCCTCTTCGAGTTGGCCCTGCTCGCGGGCGTTCACTACTTCGCCTTCCGCTCGACTCGGGGCTCACGAACGTACAGGACCTCGTAA